In one window of Erythrolamprus reginae isolate rEryReg1 chromosome 1, rEryReg1.hap1, whole genome shotgun sequence DNA:
- the LOC139160505 gene encoding WD repeat and coiled-coil-containing protein-like, whose amino-acid sequence MELGKAKLPRIGLNALYQAIHPAYGIAWTDGKQVTLIPLHFHSKEWRFGDSILIGQFEHVHALYWSACYSADLPALLAIQHKRRVSIWQLIHSVLEKNKLMVFRTCEIAEPFHLLPQGCVWHPKRDILSVFTKKDASVLYAVRLNNSKVKADIKSRGLIHCACWTKEGNRLVIAISSSLHSYIWDEAKKTLNACTFCPIFDVGGYICAIEATLDFQIAVATELPPDKVPGLNAGITFELPVSSEMDFMSTDSSQSTLALGDEEYSMDSRRKSFDSDKSVAVHSVASSSSGPVDLTTILTNHRKLDRSRIPLRRKVSPIGNGQCSSQLILVTYEGKITTTRKVSIPGILVPDVIAFDLCARMVAVASNSCNIVLVSSVASSCVPSLQRIQLERNERPKGLSFLTDKLLLVLVGKQKFIDPTFIPSSNSERYVIRLLMKELISGKDSSSKSGTSQTLSFTFEPSVSLPEKRRHFKNFALEDCIVEQELSRPVNTFIQSPSRRKHILEAKTPNYEQTSPSNVCIFYEKGALRNSSVLETLEAEPINRSMALFGAETPTGFSNTSTSSKVAHKSLNSPKNSILDNDKRTTEISINLERWYSSFNDLHLRLLELIEYTKNGRRLSLVYPSSQEPPFIHIKYQKRSSNGAIAEETRNVLLCNGKIHLNLVQQLFDLHIVEMKHGPSWIVLTADGEGFIPVAFKAKQEIIIRDGKDNFDPQESYAFKANLSS is encoded by the exons ATGGAGCTGGGAAAAGCTAAGCTTCCTAGAATTGGCCTTAATGCTTTATACCAGGCTATTCATCCAGCATATGGGATTGCATGGACAGACGGCAAGCAAGTTACACTGATACCGTTGCATTTTCATAGCAAAGAATGGAGGTTTGGCGATTCGATTCTTATCGGTCAGTTTGAACATGTCCACGCACTTTATTGGAGTGCATGTTATTCGGCCGACTTGCCCGCTCTGCTTGCAATTCAGCATAAGAGGCGTGTGAGCATTTGGCAGCTAATCCATAGCGTTTTGGAAAAGAATAAGCTGATGGTTTTCCGGACTTGTGAAATTGCTGAGCCGTTCCACCTGCTTCCCCAAGGCTGTGTGTGGCACCCAAAGAGGGATATTTTGTCAGTATTTACCAAAAAGGATGCTTCTGTTTTATATGCAGTTCGCTTAAACAATTCCAAGGTTAAAGCAGACATTAAAAGCAGGGGACTCATCCACTGTGCTTGTTGGACCAAGGAAGGCAATCGTCTAGTTATTGCTATAAGCAGTTCTCTTCATTCCTATATTTGGGATGAGGCTAAAAAAACACTGAACGCTTGCACTTTTTGCCCAATATTTGATGTTGGAGGCTATATCTGTGCTATTGAAGCTACTTTGGATTTTCAAATTGCTGTGGCTACTGAACTCCCCCCTGATAAGGTGCCTGGTTTAAATGCTGGTATTACATTTGAATTACCAGTCAGTTCTGAAATGGATTTTATGTCTACAGATTCTTCTCAGTCTACTCTGGCTCTTGGGGACGAAGAATACTCAATGGATTCAAGAAGGAAGTCTTTTGATTCGGATAAATCAGTAGCAGTGCATTCTGTTGCTTCATCTTCATCAGGCCCAGTTGATTTAACCACTATCCTGACAAACCACAGGAAATTAGATCGCAGCCGTATACCTTTGAGGAGGAAGGTCAGTCCTATAGGAAATGGTCAGTGTTCTTCACAATTGATCTTGGTCACTTACGAAGGAAAGATAACCACAACTAGAAAAGTCAGCATTCCAGGGATTTTGGTCCCTGATGTAATTGCCTTTGACCTCTGTGCTCGAATGGTCGCAGTAGCTTCTAATTCTTGCAATATTGTTTTGGTCTCTTCGGTTGCATCATCCTGTGTGCCCAGCTTGCAACGGATCCAACTAGAGAGAAATGAACGACCCAAAGGTCTGTCCTTTTTAACAGATAAACTTTTACTAGTTTTGGTTGGCAAGCAAAAATTCATTGATCCCACATTTATTCCTTCCTCTAATTCAGAAAGATATGTCATCAGATTGCTGATGAAAGAATTAATATCTGGCAAAGACTCTTCATCAAAATCTGGGACTAGCCAAACTTTGTCATTCACTTTTGAGCCTTCTGTTAGCCTTCCTGAGAAAAGGAGACATTTTAAGAACTTTGCTTTGGAGGATTGTATTGTGGAGCAGGAGCTCTCAAGACCGGTTAATACTTTTATTCAGTCACCCAGTAGAAGGAAACACATACTGGAAGCAAAAACTCCTAATTATGAACAAACATCGCCATCCAATGTGTGcattttttatgaaaaaggagcCTTGAGAAACTCATCTGTTCTAGAAACTTTGGAAGCTGAACCAATTAATCGGTCAATGGCCTTGTTTGGTGCTGAAACACCTACTGGATTTTCCAATACATCGACTTCATCTAAAGTAGCACACAAATCTTTAAATTCTCCTAAAAATAGCATATTGGATAATGATAAAAGAACAACTGAAATATCCATAAATCTGGAAAGATGGTATAGCAGCTTCAATGATTTACATTTGAGACTCCTGGAATTAATAGAATACACTAAAAATGGGAGGAGGTTATCTCTTGTTTacccttcttctcaagaaccacctTTCATACACATCAAATACCAG AAGCGTTCTTCAAATGGAGCAATAGCTGAAGAAACTCGAAATGTTCTACTATGCAATGGCAAAATCCATCTGAATTTAGTCCAGCAACTTTTTGATCTGCATATTGTTGAAATGAAACATG GTCCTTCCTGGATAGTTCTTACTGCGGATGGTGAAGGTTTTATTCCAGTAGCTTTTAAAGCAAAGCAGGAGATCATCATAAGGGATGGCAAGGATAACTTTGACCCTCAAGAAAGTTATGCGTTCAAAGCAAATTTGTCATCATGA